AATCCCTGAGTTGTTCCCCGCCCGACATCAAAAGACTCTACAAAGCAAAATAATGAAATCTCCCCTCTTTTTATTACCATACCAAAAACAGTGGAGCCGCCCTGCAAGTCAGTTATCGCCCTTCAGTTTAATTTTATAGATGTAAGACGGGAAATATGCTTACTATTCACTCATGGATGTCATAGTAAAACAGGATGGCCATGATTTCGTTTATTATTGTTAACTACAATACAAAGGATTTGCTGCGAAACCTCTTGAACTCCCTTGAAAAATTCTTTGGAGGAGAAGAGATCATCGTCGTCGATAACGCATCATCGGACGGCAGTGCGGATATGGTCAGCCGGGAATTCTCCACTGCCAAGCTTGTCGCCAATACAGAGAATATCGGTTTCGCGCGTGCAAATAATCAGGCAATGCGCATTGCAAAGGGCGACGTGTTCGTGCTCATCAACAGCGATGCGGAGCTCATAGACGATAGCCTTAAGCATGCCGTATCTCTCGTAAGGAGCAACAACGATTATGGACTAGCCGGGTGTAAGCTTTTGAACAGTGATACCAGCACGCAGGTTTCTGTGGGCAGGTTCCCGGGCATTGCGTATGCGTTCTTATCAAACACCGGATTGGGACTGCTGCTTCCCTCCGGTTTAAGGGGAAAAATACTTACCGGCAGGTACTTCGATTATACCAAACAATCCGAGGTGGATTGGGTAATGGGTGCGTGCCTGATCTTGAGAAAGGATGTTTATCTCAAAGCAGGCGGTTTGAACACGGATTACTTCATGTTCGGAGAGGACATGGAGTGGTGCTACAGAATAAAGAAGGCAGGATACAGGATCATTTATACACCTTCGTCGCAGGTTATGCACCACTTCAACAAGAGCGGCTCTTCCGGCGCTGCGAAGCGCTACGAGCTTATGTACAAAAACTACTACTCGTTCTGTAACACCTACCTCGGCAAGCTCCGATCGGCGGTCATCCGCATACTGAATATCAAGGGGCTTTTGCTCAGGTATGCTGCCTATAAATTGGGATTGATAAAAACCAGCGACCCCTTCCTCTCCTATTGGTTTGCAAACTTCAAGCAGGCGATAAAGGCGCAGTTTAAATCCTAAAACAGGACAAGCTGTAAATTGTCTTTTATCTTGTTACAATTTTCGTTAATAATTTTGGCCACCGGGAAACTGTGGTCCTGAGAACGGGAAATATTGCGGTCCCTTTGCCACACAAACGAGCTCCGTAATGTTGTTGCCGCCGTAATTTACTGTCCAAACATTGCCTTTTGCATCAATGATGGGAGCGTAAGGTTGTGTACCTACTTGATATTTGTTCATTATCTCACCATCAGGACTTAATTCGGTCAGCGAGTTGTCATTTACATTGATTATCCACAGATTATTAGAGCTATCTATTGCAACATTATGCAGCCCGGCTCCTATAGGGAAAGTGCCTTGTATCGAGCCAGATGGACTTAGTTTGATTACTGAAGTGTTATTCGGGACCCAAATATTGCCATAGCTATCGATAGCTATGCCTGAAGGGCTGTCACTTATTGCAACAGTAGCGATGATTGAGCCTGAAGGAGACAATTCTGTCACACTGTTACCCTGGTAATTTGCAATCCACAGATTGCCGGATGCATCCACCGCCATACCTGCAGGATATTTACCTGAATAAAAAGTACCAAGAATTGAGCCAGAAGAGTTTAGCCTGGTTATGTAATTACTCCAAGAATTTGCTATCCACATATTACCGGACGAATCTATTGCTATACCCGCGGGATATGTACCTGCCGGATAAGTCGCTATGATTGAACCAGAAGGGCTCATCTTAGTTACAGTAGCGCTATAAATGTTTGTAATCCAAAGATTACCGGATCTGTCTATAGCGATATCCGCAGGGGTCGCTCCGCCCACCGGATACGTACCTATTATTGACCCGGAGGAATCTAATTTGGACACTGTATTATCATGTGAATTTACAACCCATATGTTACCTGATGCATCTAAAGCTATCCCATTAGGAACATTGCCTACTTGATAGATATGCGTTACCAATGAAGTAGAAACGGATAACGAACTTGAGGCTGTATCACCATAATTATCGCTCACGGTAACAGAAATAGCACCGGTTGAAGGGTATTGGCATGGGGCGGTAATCGTCGCAGTTTGCCCGTTCCCGGTAACAACCCACCCTTCTGTTGATGTCGTCCATGTATACGTAAATAGTGCCCCTTCATAAGATGCAATGCCTGCGAATACTTCTGCACTGCTCCCTGTTGGCACAGGATTAGGTGAAACTTTAAAACTTATTTTAACCGGGGATATTTTATACGGATGATATTGGGGCCCTTTTGCTACACCGACTATTTCCGTAAAATTGTTATCATTGGGATGTGTTATAAATACGTTGCCGGATGGGTCAATTGCTATTCGGCCTGTCTCAAGACCCAACGGCATATTGTAAGCACCGATTAAATTACCGCTCTTATCCAATTCAACTACCTGTCTGCTACCCCTGTTTGATATCCATACATTACCCAGTGCATCAATTGCCATGCCTGCCGGGTAATAACCTCTATACGTATCATAATACGATAGAGCTGGAAAACTGCCTTGCCGGGTGATTATTTGCGATTGCTTTAATTGAACAATTTTCCTGCTGCGCGTGCTTCCCACCCAAATGGTGTCAGAAGGTCCGATTGCCATTATCAAAGGAGTAACTTTAACTTTATACAGAGCAGTAATAATTCCCGTTGGTTTTACTTCAACGACAGCTTTCTCCTGATAAAGCGATACCCATAGATGACCGGATGAATCTATTGCGATATTTCCCGGACTTATACCTACAATATATCTCCCGAGTAATCTGCCATCAGGGCTTAATTTAACTATATGATTAGCACTCACTATCCATGCATTATTATGCGCGTCAATAGCTATATCTTTTAACAATTCGCCTGCATGATATGAGCCGACCGTTATACCTGCAGGGTTTAATTTAGTGACCGTTCCATCATCGTGGTTTGCTACCCACACATTTCCGATTGAATCTATTGCTAAAGCCTGGGGATTTTTCCCGACAGTATACATACCTTTCATAGTACCATCAGGGCCTAGTTTAAAAACTGAGTTGTTCGCATGATCGGTCATCCAAACATTGCCCAATTTATCAATTGCTATCCTATGGAATGCTATACCCAATGGGGCTTTTTCAGTCATATAAATATCCTGCGGTGTGGAGCATGCTTGTTTTGAGCGTGCACTTTCACCAGCGCTGTTTTCTTCTGTTACTTCGAAACAATAAACTGTTCCGTTGGTTAAACCTGTTATTGAATAGCTTGTAGTTGTTGTGAAACCGACCTTGCTATAAGTACCACCGGGAGTTTTTGTAATATAAATATTATAGTGTGTGTAATAGTGCTCTTTCAGTAAAGAGTGAGAAGCTGTTTTAGTCTTTTTAGCAGTATGTTTAATTTTTTTATTGATATCTCTGAAATATTCTTCTTTGTAAATTTTTACATTAATGGGCATACCCCAGACGAGAATCACCTTTTTATAACCCGGGGTTATTGTAAGATAAGCTGGCGGTACCGGCGGCCTGCCCTTTTTGGTATTTCCGGAAACGGAAGTGATAAAAAACAGGGGAGCTGGCGGAGCTGACATTCCTGCACTTGTGTATTTGTCGGCAGGTATAATAAGGCCAAAGATAAATAGTAAAGCTAAGGATTTTATACATACAAAGGTGTAAGCTTTTTTCATATAGCCTCCTTATTTTATAGACAAAATTAAGACATGATTTTCGTATAGTTACACACATTTATAAGTAATTCGCCATAATTTTGTCAAGGACACGTTTCAATCATATTTTGTAGCAAGAAGAGGATGCATCTTTCTTTATATTTATTTCCAATCCAGCATAAGATGGGTGAACTTCATTTGTTCATGAAAATGGAGAATGGATAGGTTGTCGTCTT
The Deltaproteobacteria bacterium genome window above contains:
- a CDS encoding glycosyltransferase family 2 protein: MAMISFIIVNYNTKDLLRNLLNSLEKFFGGEEIIVVDNASSDGSADMVSREFSTAKLVANTENIGFARANNQAMRIAKGDVFVLINSDAELIDDSLKHAVSLVRSNNDYGLAGCKLLNSDTSTQVSVGRFPGIAYAFLSNTGLGLLLPSGLRGKILTGRYFDYTKQSEVDWVMGACLILRKDVYLKAGGLNTDYFMFGEDMEWCYRIKKAGYRIIYTPSSQVMHHFNKSGSSGAAKRYELMYKNYYSFCNTYLGKLRSAVIRILNIKGLLLRYAAYKLGLIKTSDPFLSYWFANFKQAIKAQFKS